One window from the genome of Penaeus monodon isolate SGIC_2016 chromosome 2, NSTDA_Pmon_1, whole genome shotgun sequence encodes:
- the LOC119584526 gene encoding pre-mRNA-splicing factor cwc25-like, whose protein sequence is MNREHSRRADQNKQNKAEQNKQRTQQKSRPERTENTAEEQTRKNREHSRRADQKEQRTQQNRINREHSRRADQKEQRTQINREHSRRADQNEQRTQQNRINREHSRRADQNEQRTQQNRINREHKQTEQRTQQNRINRTQQKSRPERTENTAEEQTRINREHSRRADQNEQRTQQNRINREHIRTE, encoded by the exons ATGAACAGAGAACACAGTAGAAGAGCAGACCAGAATAAACAGAACAAAGCAGAACAGAATAAACAGAGAACACAGCAGAAGAGCAGACCAGAAAGAACAGAGAACACAGCAGAAGAGCAGACCAGAAAGAACAGAGAACACAGCAGAAGAGCAGACCAGAAAGAACAGAGAACACAGCAGAACAGAATAAACAGAGAACACAGCAGAAGAGCAGACCAGAAAGAACAGAGAACACA AATAAACAGAGAACACAGCAGAAGAGCAGACCAGAATGAACAGAGAACACAGCAGAACAGAATAAACAGAGAACACAGCAGAAGAGCAGACCAGAATGAACAGAGAACACAGCAGAACAGAATAAACAGAGAACACA AACAGACTGAACAGAGAACACAGCAGAACAGAATAAACAGAACACAGCAGAAGAGCAGACCAGAAAGAACAGAGAACACAGCAGAAGAGCAGACCAGAATAAACAGAGAACACAGCAGAAGAGCAGACCAGAATGAACAGAGAACACAGCAGAACAGAATAAACAGAGAACACATCAGAACAGAATAA